The proteins below are encoded in one region of Pseudoduganella armeniaca:
- a CDS encoding NINE protein, whose translation MLQTKHKNKTLASLLAFVLGGVGAHRFYLGGRSDRWGWLHAAALPACGIVMTAAPGADWYFWYLPLTLSMLAGFLEALVLGLTPDDRWDARHNASSGRTSTSRWPLAIILVATLMVGAGMLIATIARLFDLLYTGGAYG comes from the coding sequence ATGTTGCAAACCAAACACAAGAACAAGACCTTGGCGAGCTTGCTGGCCTTCGTGCTGGGCGGGGTGGGCGCGCACCGTTTCTACCTGGGTGGCCGGTCCGACCGCTGGGGCTGGCTGCACGCGGCCGCGCTGCCCGCTTGCGGCATCGTCATGACGGCCGCACCCGGCGCCGACTGGTATTTCTGGTACCTGCCGCTGACGCTGTCGATGCTGGCCGGCTTCCTGGAAGCGCTCGTGCTGGGCTTGACGCCGGACGACCGCTGGGATGCGCGCCACAACGCCAGCTCGGGCCGCACCTCGACCTCGCGCTGGCCGCTGGCCATCATCCTGGTCGCGACGTTGATGGTCGGGGCCGGCATGCTGATCGCGACCATCGCCCGCCTGTTCGACCTGCTGTACACGGGCGGGGCCTACGGCTGA
- the rpsP gene encoding 30S ribosomal protein S16, giving the protein MVVIRLARGGAKKRPFYNIVATDSRNRRDGRFVERIGFYNPMASGKEEPFRVAADRLAYWQGVGAQLSPAVARLVAGQKAA; this is encoded by the coding sequence ATGGTCGTTATTCGTTTAGCTCGTGGTGGCGCCAAGAAGCGCCCTTTCTACAACATCGTTGCAACCGATTCCCGCAATCGTCGTGACGGCCGCTTCGTCGAGCGCATCGGTTTCTACAACCCGATGGCATCGGGCAAGGAAGAGCCATTCCGCGTTGCAGCAGACCGTCTGGCCTACTGGCAAGGCGTTGGCGCACAGCTGTCCCCAGCCGTTGCCCGTCTGGTCGCTGGTCAAAAAGCAGCCTAA
- the rimM gene encoding ribosome maturation factor RimM (Essential for efficient processing of 16S rRNA) encodes MQIPDDLVQVGFVSGAYGVVGGIRVRPFSDDADALLHVTTWWLDKPGLRDVDVKRARLHGGDVVAQLVGVTDRDVAEALKGAAVFVPRSQFPQLDDENEFYWSDLIGLEVENLQGERLGVVHDMMSNGPQSILRITSAAPAGDGEGTATEEAATERLIPFVDQFVIKVDKDAKKIVVDWGLDY; translated from the coding sequence GTGCAAATCCCCGATGATCTGGTACAGGTAGGCTTTGTCTCCGGTGCCTATGGCGTGGTTGGCGGAATCCGGGTGCGCCCGTTTTCCGACGACGCCGATGCGTTGCTGCACGTGACAACCTGGTGGCTGGACAAGCCGGGCCTGCGCGACGTTGACGTCAAGCGGGCCAGGTTGCATGGCGGCGACGTTGTTGCCCAGCTGGTCGGCGTGACCGACCGGGACGTGGCGGAAGCGCTCAAGGGCGCCGCGGTATTCGTGCCGCGCAGCCAGTTCCCCCAGCTGGATGATGAAAACGAGTTTTACTGGTCCGACCTGATCGGACTGGAAGTAGAGAATCTGCAAGGCGAACGCCTGGGCGTCGTGCACGACATGATGAGCAACGGACCGCAATCGATCCTGCGCATCACGTCCGCCGCCCCGGCCGGCGATGGGGAAGGGACGGCCACCGAAGAGGCGGCCACCGAGCGCCTGATCCCGTTTGTCGACCAGTTCGTCATCAAGGTGGACAAGGACGCGAAGAAGATCGTCGTGGACTGGGGCCTGGATTACTGA
- the trmD gene encoding tRNA (guanosine(37)-N1)-methyltransferase TrmD: protein MQFDVVTLFPEMFAALTQSGVTRRAFEQRRWGLSLWNPRDFTTDNHRTVDDRPYGGGPGMVMLAKPLEATIAAAKQRQVVAGLPAPRVVFMSPQGRQLTHERVMALKDEPGLVILCGRYEAVDQRLLDRCVDEEISLGDFVLSGGELPAMALMDAVVRQLPGVLNTDASAVEDSFVNGLLDSPHYTRPEVYEGVAVPPVLMGGNHAEINKWRRERMLEATAHKRPDLLDKARAAGQLSKQDEKFLAGL from the coding sequence ATGCAGTTCGACGTCGTAACCCTGTTCCCCGAGATGTTCGCCGCGCTGACGCAGTCCGGCGTGACCCGCCGTGCGTTCGAGCAGCGCCGGTGGGGTTTGTCGTTGTGGAATCCACGCGATTTCACCACCGACAACCACCGCACCGTCGACGATCGCCCGTATGGCGGCGGTCCCGGCATGGTCATGCTGGCCAAGCCGCTGGAGGCGACGATCGCCGCGGCGAAACAGCGCCAGGTGGTGGCGGGCCTGCCGGCGCCGCGTGTCGTGTTCATGTCGCCGCAAGGCCGGCAGCTGACGCACGAACGGGTGATGGCGCTGAAGGATGAACCGGGCCTGGTGATTCTGTGCGGCCGCTACGAGGCGGTGGACCAGCGTTTGCTGGACCGCTGCGTCGACGAGGAAATCAGTCTTGGCGACTTCGTGCTGTCGGGCGGCGAACTGCCCGCGATGGCGCTGATGGACGCGGTGGTCAGGCAGTTGCCCGGCGTGCTGAACACGGACGCCTCGGCGGTCGAGGACAGCTTCGTCAACGGCCTGCTCGATTCGCCGCACTACACGCGGCCGGAAGTGTACGAAGGCGTGGCCGTGCCGCCTGTTCTGATGGGTGGTAACCATGCCGAGATCAACAAGTGGCGCCGCGAGCGGATGCTGGAAGCGACCGCGCACAAGCGTCCCGACCTGCTGGACAAGGCCCGCGCGGCGGGCCAGTTGTCGAAGCAGGACGAAAAGTTTTTGGCGGGTTTGTAA
- the rplS gene encoding 50S ribosomal protein L19, with product MNLIQQLEQEEIARLGKNIPDFAPGDTVVVNVNVVEGTRKRAQAYEGVVISRRNRGLNSNFIVRKISSGEGVERTFQLYSPLIASIEVKRRGDVRRAKLYYLRERSGKSARIKEKLPNRRTNAAKETA from the coding sequence ATGAACCTGATTCAGCAACTCGAGCAAGAAGAAATCGCTCGCCTGGGCAAGAACATCCCTGATTTCGCGCCTGGCGATACCGTGGTCGTGAACGTGAACGTGGTCGAAGGCACGCGCAAGCGCGCCCAGGCTTACGAAGGCGTCGTGATCTCCCGTCGTAACCGTGGCCTGAACTCGAACTTCATCGTTCGCAAGATCTCGTCCGGCGAAGGCGTCGAGCGTACCTTCCAGCTGTACTCCCCGCTGATCGCTTCGATCGAAGTGAAGCGTCGCGGTGACGTCCGTCGCGCCAAGCTGTACTACCTGCGCGAGCGTTCGGGCAAGTCCGCACGTATCAAGGAAAAGCTGCCGAACCGTCGCACCAACGCGGCGAAAGAAACCGCGTAA
- a CDS encoding CoA pyrophosphatase, with the protein MLWFASDHPWRTPLATPQFDPTRLPVDAIAGEAPVPAHRLTPDWLRQRFAAPPPWTPEASDENWSKRPAPPAPASVLVPLVEREYGLALLLTLRTAHLNDHAGQIAFPGGRAEHFDLDAVDTALRETEEEIGLHRRHVEVLGTLPLYTTGTGYAVTPVVALVKPPFELKADPFEVAEIFEVPLAFLMDGAHHERRALAIGEQRRTFYAMPYERYFIWGATAGMLRNLFHFLRA; encoded by the coding sequence ATGCTATGGTTTGCGTCAGACCATCCATGGAGGACGCCCTTGGCCACACCGCAATTCGATCCCACCCGGCTGCCCGTCGATGCCATCGCCGGCGAGGCTCCCGTGCCGGCGCACCGGCTCACGCCCGACTGGCTGCGCCAGCGCTTCGCCGCGCCGCCCCCCTGGACGCCCGAAGCGTCCGATGAAAACTGGAGCAAGCGCCCGGCCCCGCCCGCGCCGGCCTCGGTGCTGGTGCCGCTGGTCGAGCGCGAATACGGGCTGGCGCTGTTGCTGACACTGCGCACGGCGCATCTGAACGACCACGCCGGCCAGATCGCCTTTCCCGGCGGGCGCGCCGAGCATTTCGACCTCGATGCCGTCGATACGGCACTGCGCGAAACGGAAGAGGAGATCGGCCTGCACCGGCGCCATGTCGAGGTACTCGGCACGCTGCCCCTGTACACCACGGGCACGGGCTACGCGGTGACGCCGGTGGTGGCGTTGGTCAAGCCGCCGTTCGAGCTGAAGGCCGACCCGTTCGAGGTGGCCGAGATCTTCGAGGTGCCGCTGGCCTTCCTGATGGACGGCGCCCACCACGAGCGCCGTGCGCTGGCGATTGGAGAGCAGCGCCGCACCTTTTATGCGATGCCGTACGAGCGCTATTTCATCTGGGGCGCCACCGCCGGCATGCTGCGCAATCTGTTTCATTTCTTGCGCGCTTAG
- a CDS encoding CobD/CbiB family protein — translation MTFLSILCALLLEQMKPLRADNPIYAEIKRLAVRMETWFNAGHPSHGRIGWFVMMAALIVPTGLIYWVLLRYDLILAAFAWNVLIVYLTLGFRHYSHYFTSIQLALNAGDEAAARALLAEWTKQDTVGMEVGEISRIAVEKALITTHRSVFGVFFWFLMPLGPAAAVMYRVAEYLARAWNEPEHMRNEAFGLFAARAFYWIDWIPARLTAVAFAIVGNFEDAIYAWRNFAYRWRDEAIGIILAAGGGAMGVRLGTPQENAAKVVPADAGTVDISDVEVETLPGDEPSVRALQSTVGLVWRALLLWMLLLLLLSGAVYLG, via the coding sequence ATGACATTTCTTTCCATTCTCTGCGCATTGCTGCTCGAGCAGATGAAGCCACTGCGCGCGGACAATCCGATCTACGCCGAGATCAAACGCCTCGCAGTGCGCATGGAAACGTGGTTCAACGCCGGTCACCCCAGCCATGGCCGGATCGGCTGGTTCGTGATGATGGCCGCCCTGATCGTGCCCACTGGCCTGATCTACTGGGTGCTGCTGCGCTATGACCTGATCCTGGCGGCCTTTGCCTGGAACGTCCTGATCGTCTACCTGACCCTCGGCTTTCGTCATTACAGCCACTACTTCACGTCGATCCAGCTGGCCCTGAACGCCGGCGACGAAGCGGCCGCGCGCGCCCTGCTGGCCGAATGGACCAAGCAGGACACGGTCGGCATGGAAGTGGGCGAGATCTCCCGCATCGCCGTCGAGAAGGCGCTGATCACCACGCACCGCAGCGTGTTCGGCGTGTTCTTCTGGTTCCTGATGCCGCTCGGTCCCGCGGCCGCCGTCATGTACCGCGTGGCGGAATACCTGGCGCGCGCGTGGAACGAACCTGAGCACATGCGCAACGAGGCCTTCGGCCTGTTCGCCGCGCGCGCGTTCTACTGGATCGACTGGATTCCCGCGCGCCTGACGGCGGTGGCCTTCGCCATCGTTGGCAACTTCGAGGACGCCATTTACGCCTGGCGCAATTTCGCCTACCGCTGGCGCGACGAAGCCATCGGCATCATCCTGGCGGCCGGCGGCGGCGCAATGGGCGTGCGCCTCGGCACGCCGCAGGAAAACGCCGCAAAGGTCGTGCCGGCCGATGCGGGCACGGTGGACATCAGCGACGTGGAAGTGGAAACCCTGCCCGGCGACGAGCCGTCGGTGCGTGCGCTGCAAAGCACCGTGGGCCTGGTGTGGCGCGCGCTGCTGCTGTGGATGCTGCTCTTGCTGCTGCTGTCCGGCGCGGTCTACCTCGGCTGA
- a CDS encoding DUF3579 domain-containing protein: protein MASEFFILGLTTDGKQFRPSDWAERLCGVMSCFRPAGSGGRNAHLQYSPLVRPTITNGVKAVVVNETLKEIEPMAYHFVRQFATDNKLQMVDACHVPLPGDKT, encoded by the coding sequence ATGGCCAGCGAGTTCTTTATTCTTGGGCTTACCACGGACGGCAAGCAGTTCCGGCCCAGCGATTGGGCGGAGCGCCTGTGCGGCGTGATGTCGTGCTTCCGGCCCGCCGGCAGCGGCGGTCGCAACGCCCATCTGCAGTACTCGCCGCTGGTGCGGCCCACGATCACGAACGGCGTGAAGGCGGTCGTCGTCAACGAGACGCTGAAGGAGATCGAGCCGATGGCCTATCACTTCGTGCGCCAGTTCGCCACCGACAACAAGCTGCAGATGGTCGACGCCTGCCACGTGCCCCTGCCGGGCGACAAAACCTAG
- a CDS encoding M16 family metallopeptidase has product MNPRFCGTKAVLLLSCFSLTCSVTFVPAYAAEKPAAAKPASLVLPAGVVKGPSIEGITEYRLANGLKVLLFPDASKPTVTVNVTYLVGSRHENYGETGMAHLLEHLMFKGAPKNRNIPQQFAERGMDFNGTTSTDRTNYYEVFPASGDNLKWALEMEADRMTKSFIAKSDLVSEMTVVRNEYENGENSPFDVLMKRMESVAYDWHSYGRSTIGNRSDIENVRIENLQAFYRTWYQPDNAVLLVTGKFDPAQTLAWIGKTFGAIPKPKRKLPPFWTVEPTQDGERQYVVRRKGDVQIVLLGYKVPSSLHPDGDRLSIMSQIESDTPNGRLHKLLVETGKAAQVFSYGMTGYAPGLQLFGAVVKAGQPVEPVRDALIDAVESFAKTPPTAEEMERTLRTYNNAIEKSLNDPQQVGIALSEHIALGDWRLLFQGRDALPAITAQQVAEAAGRYFKRDNRTVGLFLPDDAPQRAVIAPAPEAAEVLKDYKPKDSTLTSENFDPSQDNIMARTEVRQIGPIKVALLPKKNRGEAVSVNLRLHWGDEKNQFGKSLIAAATGEMLTRGTSKYTRAQLADEMSKLKISGSLYGFDTTREHLDAALRLVAHVLREPSFPQTEFEQMRQQWIVAIEANRNEPPALANQALEEYFDHWPKGDPRAVMTVDEQLAGIKALTLDDVKAYHREFYGASHAELAIVGDFDKEAAAKTVAQALGGWDSKASYARILDANVDKPAVRKAIVTPDKENGFYTARLNLDLGRDDPDYAALELANFIFGDGGLKSRLMDRIRQKDGLSYGGGSALNVNDIDRAAHFSISAIAAPQNLAKVEAAVREELERAVKQGFTAAEVAGAKSGLLQQRIQNRSKDSVVAGGWTNYLYLGRTWEWSKQHEQKLQRLTVEQVNAAFRRHVDPARLAVVVAGDTKGK; this is encoded by the coding sequence ATGAATCCACGCTTTTGCGGTACCAAGGCAGTCCTGCTGCTGTCCTGTTTTTCCCTCACCTGTTCCGTCACCTTCGTTCCTGCCTACGCCGCTGAAAAGCCGGCCGCCGCGAAGCCAGCCTCGCTCGTGTTGCCCGCGGGAGTCGTCAAGGGACCGTCGATCGAAGGCATCACCGAGTACCGCCTGGCCAATGGCCTGAAGGTGCTGCTGTTCCCGGACGCATCCAAGCCCACCGTCACCGTCAACGTCACCTACCTGGTGGGCTCGCGCCATGAGAACTACGGCGAGACCGGCATGGCCCATTTGCTGGAGCACCTGATGTTCAAGGGCGCGCCGAAGAACCGCAACATCCCGCAGCAGTTCGCCGAGCGCGGTATGGATTTCAACGGCACCACGTCGACCGACCGCACCAATTACTACGAGGTGTTCCCGGCCAGCGGCGACAACCTGAAGTGGGCGCTGGAGATGGAAGCGGACCGCATGACGAAGTCGTTCATCGCCAAAAGCGACCTGGTCTCCGAGATGACGGTGGTGCGCAACGAGTACGAGAACGGCGAGAACAGCCCGTTCGACGTGCTGATGAAACGCATGGAAAGCGTGGCCTACGACTGGCACAGCTACGGCCGCTCGACGATCGGCAACCGCAGCGACATCGAGAACGTGCGCATCGAGAACCTGCAGGCGTTCTACCGCACCTGGTACCAGCCCGACAACGCGGTGCTGCTGGTGACCGGCAAGTTCGACCCGGCGCAGACGCTGGCCTGGATCGGCAAGACCTTCGGCGCCATCCCGAAGCCGAAACGCAAGTTGCCGCCGTTCTGGACGGTCGAACCCACGCAGGACGGCGAGCGCCAGTACGTGGTGCGCCGCAAGGGCGACGTGCAGATCGTCCTGCTCGGCTACAAGGTGCCATCGAGCCTGCATCCGGACGGCGACCGCCTGTCCATCATGAGCCAGATCGAAAGCGACACGCCGAACGGCCGCCTGCACAAGCTGCTGGTGGAGACGGGCAAGGCGGCCCAGGTGTTCAGCTACGGCATGACGGGCTATGCGCCCGGCCTGCAGCTGTTCGGCGCCGTCGTCAAGGCGGGCCAGCCGGTCGAGCCGGTGCGCGATGCGCTGATCGACGCGGTGGAAAGCTTCGCCAAGACGCCGCCGACGGCCGAGGAAATGGAGCGCACGCTGCGTACGTATAACAACGCGATCGAGAAGTCGCTGAACGATCCGCAGCAGGTCGGCATCGCACTGTCCGAGCACATCGCGTTGGGCGACTGGCGCCTGCTGTTCCAGGGCCGCGACGCGCTGCCGGCCATCACGGCGCAGCAGGTGGCCGAGGCGGCGGGGCGCTACTTCAAGCGCGACAACCGCACCGTCGGCCTGTTCCTGCCGGACGACGCGCCGCAGCGCGCCGTCATCGCGCCAGCGCCCGAGGCGGCCGAAGTGCTGAAGGACTACAAACCGAAGGACAGCACGCTGACGTCGGAGAACTTCGACCCGAGCCAGGACAACATCATGGCGCGCACGGAAGTGCGCCAGATCGGCCCGATCAAGGTGGCGCTGCTGCCGAAGAAGAACCGTGGCGAGGCGGTCTCGGTCAACCTGCGCCTGCATTGGGGCGACGAGAAGAACCAGTTCGGCAAGTCGCTGATCGCCGCCGCCACGGGCGAGATGCTGACGCGCGGCACGAGCAAGTACACGCGTGCCCAGCTGGCGGACGAGATGTCGAAGCTGAAGATCTCGGGCAGCCTGTACGGCTTCGATACGACGCGCGAGCACCTGGATGCGGCGTTGCGCCTGGTCGCGCACGTGCTGCGCGAGCCCAGCTTCCCGCAGACCGAATTCGAGCAGATGCGCCAGCAGTGGATCGTCGCCATCGAAGCGAACCGCAACGAGCCGCCGGCGCTGGCGAACCAGGCACTGGAAGAGTACTTCGACCACTGGCCGAAGGGCGACCCGCGCGCCGTCATGACGGTCGACGAGCAGCTCGCCGGCATCAAGGCGCTGACGCTGGACGACGTCAAGGCCTACCACCGCGAGTTCTACGGCGCCTCGCATGCCGAGCTGGCGATCGTCGGCGATTTCGACAAGGAGGCGGCCGCGAAAACGGTGGCGCAGGCGCTGGGCGGCTGGGACAGCAAGGCCAGCTATGCGCGCATCCTGGACGCCAACGTGGACAAGCCCGCGGTGCGCAAGGCCATCGTCACGCCGGACAAGGAGAACGGCTTCTACACGGCGCGCCTGAACCTCGACCTGGGCCGCGACGACCCCGATTACGCGGCGCTGGAACTGGCCAACTTCATCTTCGGCGATGGCGGCCTGAAGTCGCGCCTGATGGACCGCATCCGCCAGAAGGACGGCCTGTCGTACGGCGGCGGCTCGGCACTGAACGTGAACGACATCGACCGCGCCGCGCACTTCTCGATCAGCGCCATCGCCGCGCCGCAGAACCTGGCGAAGGTGGAGGCGGCCGTGCGCGAGGAGCTGGAGCGCGCCGTCAAGCAGGGCTTCACGGCGGCCGAGGTGGCGGGCGCCAAATCGGGCCTGCTGCAGCAGCGCATCCAGAACCGCTCGAAGGACAGCGTGGTGGCGGGCGGCTGGACCAACTACCTGTACCTGGGCCGCACGTGGGAGTGGAGCAAGCAGCACGAGCAGAAGCTGCAGCGGCTGACGGTGGAGCAGGTCAATGCCGCGTTCCGGCGGCACGTGGATCCGGCCAGGCTGGCGGTGGTGGTGGCGGGCGATACCAAGGGCAAGTGA
- a CDS encoding GntR family transcriptional regulator — protein sequence MNSLAEIMRSMEQTSLPLYQQLQRALREAIDKRIFGPDEALPAERQLAADLSISRITVRKAIDGLVDEGLLVRRPGSGNFINTRIEKNFAKLTSFSEDMRARGRNPRSVWLKRSEGTVTPEEALRLRLSPGAPVYRFNRIRYADEIPMCLEYATIVAGALPSLEAVDVSMYEALEKSGNRPVRALQRLSALLLNAEQAQLLQAQQGDAGLAVERLGFLRDGRAVEFCRSIFRGDMYDFVAELSTP from the coding sequence ATGAATTCGCTTGCAGAGATCATGCGCAGCATGGAGCAGACCAGTTTGCCCCTGTACCAGCAATTGCAGCGGGCGCTGCGCGAAGCGATCGACAAGCGCATCTTCGGTCCGGACGAGGCCCTGCCGGCCGAGCGCCAGCTGGCGGCCGATCTGTCGATCTCGCGCATCACCGTGCGCAAGGCCATCGACGGCCTGGTCGACGAAGGCCTGCTGGTGCGCCGGCCCGGCTCCGGCAATTTCATCAACACGCGCATCGAGAAGAACTTCGCCAAGCTGACGTCGTTTTCGGAGGACATGCGGGCGCGCGGACGCAACCCGCGCAGCGTGTGGCTGAAGCGTTCCGAGGGCACGGTGACGCCGGAGGAAGCCTTGCGCCTGCGCCTGTCGCCGGGCGCGCCGGTGTACCGCTTCAACCGCATCCGCTATGCGGACGAGATTCCGATGTGCCTGGAATACGCGACGATCGTGGCGGGCGCCCTGCCCTCGCTGGAGGCGGTGGATGTATCGATGTACGAGGCGCTGGAGAAATCGGGCAACCGCCCGGTGCGGGCCTTGCAGCGGCTCTCGGCCCTGCTGCTGAACGCGGAACAGGCGCAGCTCTTGCAGGCGCAGCAGGGCGACGCCGGCCTGGCGGTCGAGCGCCTGGGCTTCCTGCGCGATGGGCGGGCGGTGGAGTTCTGCCGCTCGATCTTCCGGGGGGATATGTATGACTTCGTGGCGGAGCTTTCGACGCCCTGA
- a CDS encoding TonB-dependent receptor plug domain-containing protein — protein MKRNLTPIATAVAILITGSGMAYAQQASDQNKDMTVVTVTGVRAALEQSLNQKRNADSLVEVITAEDVGKMPDKSVADSLQRVPGVSVATAGGTEGGFGENDRVSLKGTPSNLALTTLNGHTVSSGDWYISNITSGGRSVSYSMFPSELIGRVTVHKSSQANLIEGGASGNVDIETRKPLSFKKPFTLMGSIEGVYSEGSKKKDAQFSALANWKNEQNNMGVLVQLFDEKRTLRRMGQEFLWWDKVTPGIAPDWIKANPEVEGKWLSLLTGSSLFQQERERKGGMIDVQFKVNKDFSFDINGFYTRLDADNVNANFMLAPYQALSNNWSGVGGVVPSNYTIAGNQITSITFPAACPAGLNCANMGPSVQDIIARPGSYSDSKFVNFDWQWRASDSLRFTGQIGTTRGTGYARDYGYEAWLAYAGTSLTMHGLGAPANVTVDNAGTFNPRTGADFFGGWASDTTAKDKETYGQVDGSWQAPWSAVPTVHFGLRAAKHDRDLTWLQGTIAPAGGLLANRPKGLTNYPTSPWTTCCSVHGPSPAIR, from the coding sequence ATGAAGCGCAATTTGACACCGATCGCGACCGCCGTCGCGATCCTGATCACCGGCAGTGGTATGGCCTACGCCCAGCAAGCCAGCGACCAGAACAAGGATATGACCGTCGTCACCGTGACCGGCGTGCGCGCCGCACTGGAACAGTCGCTGAACCAGAAGCGTAACGCCGACTCGCTGGTCGAGGTGATCACGGCCGAAGACGTGGGCAAGATGCCCGACAAGAGCGTCGCCGACTCGCTGCAGCGGGTCCCGGGCGTCTCCGTCGCCACCGCTGGCGGCACCGAAGGCGGTTTCGGCGAGAACGATCGCGTCAGCCTGAAGGGCACTCCCTCGAACCTGGCGCTGACGACCCTGAACGGCCACACCGTCTCGAGCGGCGACTGGTACATCTCGAACATCACCAGCGGCGGCCGCTCCGTCAGCTACTCGATGTTCCCGTCCGAGCTGATCGGCCGCGTCACCGTCCATAAGAGCTCGCAGGCCAACCTGATCGAAGGCGGCGCCTCCGGCAACGTCGACATCGAAACGAGGAAGCCCCTGAGCTTCAAGAAGCCGTTCACCCTGATGGGCTCCATCGAAGGCGTGTACAGCGAAGGCTCGAAGAAGAAGGACGCGCAATTCTCCGCGCTGGCGAACTGGAAGAACGAGCAGAACAACATGGGCGTGCTGGTCCAGCTGTTCGACGAGAAGCGCACGCTGCGCCGCATGGGCCAGGAATTCCTGTGGTGGGACAAGGTCACGCCAGGCATCGCGCCGGACTGGATCAAGGCCAACCCTGAAGTGGAAGGCAAGTGGCTGTCGCTGCTGACCGGTTCCTCGCTGTTCCAGCAGGAGCGCGAGCGCAAGGGCGGCATGATCGACGTGCAGTTCAAGGTCAACAAGGACTTCAGCTTCGACATCAACGGCTTCTATACCCGCCTCGATGCCGACAACGTCAACGCCAACTTCATGCTGGCACCATACCAGGCGCTGTCGAACAACTGGTCGGGCGTCGGCGGCGTGGTCCCGTCCAACTACACGATCGCCGGCAACCAGATCACGTCGATCACGTTCCCGGCCGCCTGCCCGGCGGGCCTGAACTGCGCCAACATGGGACCGTCGGTACAGGACATCATCGCCCGTCCGGGTTCCTACTCCGACTCGAAGTTCGTCAACTTCGACTGGCAATGGCGCGCCAGCGACTCGCTGCGCTTCACCGGCCAGATCGGCACCACGCGCGGCACCGGCTATGCACGTGACTACGGCTACGAAGCCTGGCTCGCCTACGCGGGCACGAGCCTGACGATGCACGGCCTGGGTGCCCCGGCCAACGTCACCGTCGACAATGCCGGCACGTTCAATCCGCGCACCGGCGCCGACTTCTTCGGCGGCTGGGCTTCGGACACGACCGCCAAGGACAAGGAAACCTACGGCCAGGTGGACGGCTCGTGGCAGGCACCGTGGAGCGCAGTACCGACCGTGCACTTCGGCCTGCGCGCGGCCAAGCATGACCGCGACCTGACCTGGCTGCAGGGCACCATCGCGCCGGCCGGCGGCCTGCTGGCCAATCGCCCGAAGGGCCTGACCAACTACCCGACCAGCCCCTGGACAACGTGCTGCAGCGTCCATGGACCTTCACCGGCGATTCGATGA
- a CDS encoding TonB-dependent receptor domain-containing protein encodes MLQRPWTFTGDSMKDWGDTYVSFNQHAYQSEFQIREKATAAYVMGDLELGRFTGNVGVRFVRTEIDVANGSPNNVWNPVRSSNTYNDFLPSINLKTNVTDNVVVRAAASRTLARPDFGALGALSLNDLTYSGSGGNPNLKPIMSNNVDVGAEWYFMPKSLLGVNVYNMNIGSYVTYGASTAQFYNNSVKAVTTYNMSAALNTKARVRGVELQYVQDLGNGFGFNVNYTYADGEERAKAPKSACADLGDCNMIGTSKNSYNASVFYENDRFSARLNYSFRSAFLNGLDRNSAIYQDDVGTVSASVNYNLTENLTLSLEGKDLNDPLLKSYASSKDQPRAFYKNGKQIFFGIRGKM; translated from the coding sequence GTGCTGCAGCGTCCATGGACCTTCACCGGCGATTCGATGAAGGACTGGGGCGACACCTACGTGTCGTTCAACCAGCACGCCTACCAGAGCGAATTCCAGATCCGCGAGAAGGCGACGGCGGCCTACGTGATGGGCGACCTGGAGCTGGGCCGCTTCACGGGTAACGTGGGCGTGCGCTTCGTGCGCACCGAGATCGACGTGGCCAACGGCTCGCCGAACAACGTGTGGAATCCGGTGCGCTCGTCGAACACGTACAACGACTTCCTGCCGAGTATCAACCTGAAGACCAACGTGACGGACAACGTGGTGGTGCGCGCCGCCGCCAGCCGCACGCTGGCGCGGCCGGACTTCGGCGCCCTGGGCGCGCTGTCGCTGAACGACCTGACGTATTCCGGCTCGGGCGGCAATCCGAACCTGAAGCCGATCATGTCGAACAACGTCGACGTGGGCGCGGAGTGGTACTTCATGCCGAAGTCGCTGCTGGGCGTGAACGTCTACAACATGAACATCGGCTCGTACGTCACGTACGGCGCGTCCACGGCGCAGTTCTACAACAACTCCGTGAAGGCCGTCACCACGTACAACATGAGCGCGGCGCTGAACACCAAGGCACGCGTGCGCGGCGTCGAGCTGCAGTACGTGCAGGACCTGGGCAACGGCTTCGGCTTCAACGTCAACTACACGTATGCGGATGGCGAGGAACGCGCCAAGGCGCCGAAGTCGGCCTGCGCCGACCTGGGCGACTGCAACATGATCGGCACGTCGAAGAACTCGTACAACGCCAGCGTGTTCTATGAAAACGACCGCTTCAGCGCGCGCTTGAACTACAGCTTCCGTTCGGCGTTCCTGAACGGCCTGGATCGCAACAGCGCCATCTACCAGGACGACGTCGGCACGGTGTCCGCTTCCGTCAACTACAACCTGACGGAAAACCTGACGCTGTCGCTGGAAGGCAAGGACCTGAACGATCCGCTGCTGAAGTCCTACGCCTCGTCGAAAGACCAGCCACGCGCGTTCTACAAGAACGGCAAGCAGATCTTCTTCGGCATCCGCGGCAAGATGTAA